The following are from one region of the Silene latifolia isolate original U9 population chromosome 9, ASM4854445v1, whole genome shotgun sequence genome:
- the LOC141600670 gene encoding uncharacterized protein LOC141600670, with protein sequence MDDSKHTKFPMFKGENYVWRKHRMEHYVKVADYECWLIIQKGPLKIEVTNDDGTKSLKSEDKYVEADYRNVEKNSKAMSILQYGIGEQEINRISGCSSAKDIWDNLSLAYEGTSQVKKCRVDLLMQQYEMFNMGRD encoded by the coding sequence atggacgattcaaaacatacTAAGTTTCCCATGTTTAAAGGAGAAAATTATGTTTGGCGGAAACACCGCATGGAACACTATGTCAAAGTTGctgactatgaatgttggttgatcattcaaaagggtcccctcaaaattgAGGTGACTAATGACGATGGCACTAAGTCCCTcaaaagtgaggacaaatatgttGAAGCCGATTATAGGAatgtcgagaaaaactctaaagccatgtccattcttcaatatggcattGGCGAACAAGAGATAAACCGGATATCCGGATGCTCCTCGGCTAAAGATATTTGGGATAACCTAAGCTtagcttatgagggaacgtcacaagtcaagaaGTGCCgtgttgaccttctcatgcaacaatatgagatgtttaacATGGGAAGAGACTAG